One stretch of Arthrobacter polaris DNA includes these proteins:
- the aroB gene encoding 3-dehydroquinate synthase: MDEQSATTPNTVIKVTGAAPNENYDVVVGRGLLSHLPALLXERVKXVLVIHXRALRLTGDTVRDDLEAAGFTTLTAEIPDAEEGKHIQVASFCWEVLGKNDFTRSDAIVAVXXGAVTDLAGFVAATWLRGVKVVHMPTSLLGMVDASVGGKTGINTAEGKNLVGSFHPPAGVLVDLDTLATLPXXELISGMAEVIKCGFIADPVILDLIEANPEAVKDSTSPILRELIERAIAVKASVVSEDLKESGLREILNYGHTLGHAIELTERYSWRHGAAVSVGMMFAAELARSVGRLSDEDADRHRSILELLGLPLSYRRDRWQALLDAMRRDKKTRGDLLRFVVLDGVGRPGILDVPDTSLLFAAYQEIAS, translated from the coding sequence ATTGACGAACAGTCAGCGACCACGCCCAACACCGTCATCAAGGTCACTGGTGCTGCGCCCAATGAAAATTACGACGTCGTGGTGGGGCGCGGGCTGTTATCTCACCTCCCTGCCCTGCTGNGGGAGCGAGTCAAANAGGTTCTGGTGATTCACNCCCGTGCCTTGCGCCTAACTGGTGACACTGTCCGGGACGATCTGGAAGCGGCCGGATTCACCACGCTGACGGCCGAGATTCCGGACGCGGAAGAAGGCAAACACATCCAAGTAGCTTCTTTCTGCTGGGAAGTGTTGGGCAAGAACGATTTCACCCGTTCCGATGCCATTGTGGCTGTGNGGNGTGGCGCCGTCACAGACCTAGCCGGTTTCGTGGCAGCAACGTGGCTGCGTGGGGTCAAGGTTGTCCATATGCCGACCTCCCTATTGGGGATGGTGGACGCCTCCGTGGGTGGCAAGACCGGAATCAACACCGCAGAGGGAAAGAACCTTGTTGGCTCCTTCCACCCACCTGCTGGGGTGTTGGTGGATCTTGACACTCTTGCCACACTTCCCNCANACGAGTTGATCTCAGGCATGGCAGAAGTCATCAAGTGTGGTTTCATTGCCGATCCGGTGATCCTTGACCTGATCGAAGCTAACCCGGAGGCCGTCAAGGATTCCACCTCGCCGATTTTGCGTGAGCTCATTGAACGGGCCATTGCCGTCAAAGCTTCGGTTGTCTCCGAAGACCTCAAGGAAAGCGGCTTGCGGGAAATTCTCAACTACGGGCACACCCTGGGCCACGCTATCGAGCTGACAGAACGCTACTCGTGGCGCCACGGAGCAGCAGTTTCCGTGGGCATGATGTTTGCTGCCGAGCTGGCCCGCAGCGTGGGCCGGCTCAGCGACGAAGACGCCGACCGCCACCGCTCCATCCTGGAACTGCTGGGACTGCCGCTGAGCTACCGCCGCGACCGCTGGCAAGCACTGTTAGATGCTATGCGCAGGGACAAGAAAACACGTGGTGACCTGCTGCGCTTTGTGGTCCTTGACGGTGTGGGCCGTCCTGGCATCTTGGATGTGCCAGATACGTCCCTGCTCTTTGCCGCCTACCAGGAAATAGCCTCCTAA